AATACCCTCAAGTACTTGAATGGTGGTCTCTGCTGTGGCGGTCTTTAAAGGTATGGCCTCCATCCACTTTGTCTCGGCGTCAAACAAAACGAAAATTTGGTAGCCATCGATGGGGCCTGCAAAATCCATATGCAACCTGTACCATGGTTTGTTGCTCGCTGGCCATGGAGACGGAACCTCAGCAGCTGGCATGGGCCAGCAATGAACACATTGAGGGCAACTTTGAACTAACAATTCGATGTCCCTATCTAGTCCAAGATACCAAAATAGCGCTCGAGCTGTGCGCTTCATGGCTGTGATACCGGGGTGACTGTTGTGCAGTTCCTTTAGCATgcatcgctgcgccgcctccGGCAACACTACTCGATGGCCCCAGTATACCAGGTCGTGGCTGGCGGCGAGCTCGTTACGGCGAGAAAAGTACGGCATCAGGTGTTGCTGTGCTGCCGATAAGTGCCGTGGCCAGCCGCGTGAGATCCACCCCCTGATCCGCTGAAGCTTATCGTTCGAGCGACTTAGGTCCACTAGTTGCCGAGCGGAAAGGGCCATGGAATTTAGGCCCCGTGTATAAAGCACGTATTCCATTGATTCTTGCCCTTCTCTTTCACCCAAGACCCGGCAAGGGTAGGCGACTGAGCGCGTCTGCGTTAGCATTTAGGTGTCCTGGGCGGTACTCGAGATCATAATGGTAAGCCGACAGCAACAgggcccagcgctggattcttCCCGCGGCCATGTGCGGAATTGGCCGTTCCCGGTGAAACAGCCCGGTCAGTAGCTTGTGATCCGTCACGAGAGTGAAATGATTTGCCAACAAGTAATCTCGAAACTTGGTAACGCCGAACACCAAGGCCAACGCTTCTTTTTCCAGTTGCGAATAATTCCGCTCAGCCGGCGTCAGAGCTCTCGAACGGAACGATATGCGGTGGTCCCTGTTCCCGATTCAGTGTGACAGCACCGCGCCGACCCCCACTGGTGAAGCGTCGCATTCAAGCCGCAACGGCTTTTCGGGGTCGTAGTGGACGAGAAGTTCCGCTTCCCCCATAGCGCGCTTGGCTGCCTGAAAGAATTTATCGTGCTCGGCTGCCCATTGCCACCGTGCTCCTTTCGCCAACAGCCTATAGAGTGGAGCCAACGTGGTTGCAAGATTCGGCAAAAATTTTGCGTAATATGTGATCAAACCCAAAAAGGATTTTAGCTGGCTCACCGTCTCTGGTCTTGGTGCGGCGGTGATTGCTTCCATATTCTGAGGGGGGTGCAAGCCAGTTGCGTCGATCTTGTGGCCCAAGAACGTAACTTGCTTCTCGCGGAACCTGCATTTGTCAAGGTTCAACTTGAGTCCGTTGTCGCGCAGTCGCTCGAAGACTTGCCGGAGAGTTGAATCGTCGTTCTTCTTTTCAGCAATAATGATGTCGTCCAAGTACACCTTGACGCGAGGAAGACCTTGCAGAACGGATTCGAGGCGGCGCTGGAACAAAGCTGGAGCAGATGCGATGCCGAAAGCGAGGCGGTTGTATGCAAACAACCCTTTGTGTGTGTTCAACACGGCCATTTTTCGTGCTTCGTCGTCCAGTGGAAGTTGATTATACGCGTGTCGTAAATCCAAAGTAGTGAACACCTTTCCGCCGTACAGAGATGCGAAGATGTCCTCAATTTTTGGCAACGGATACTGTTACAGATGTGTCGCCAGATTCACGGTTAACTTGAAGTCTCCACACAGCCTAATATCCCCGTTTCGCTTCACTACGGGCACGACGGGCGTAGCCCACTCGGAAACTCTCACTGGTGAAAGCACTCCTTCCTGTACTTGGCGGTCGATTTCTGCAGACACCTTTTCCCGAAGCGCGTATGGCACCGGTCGAGCCTTGAGGAAGCGTGGTAGAGCGGCATCTTTTTTGTGTAGTTTCACGGGTGGTCCCTTACAGCAACCCAAACTCTGCTCGAAAACTTCTGGAAATTCCGTCAAAAGTTTCGCCGTCGTGGCGTCACCGTGTACTACATGCATGTTCTGCGACGCGCATTCTTCCAGTAGTGCCAGGCCAGCCTTACGGAAGGCCTGTATGGTGTTCTGGCCGCACAAAAAAGGCCCGTTGCAATCCACTACAACCAGCGAGCTGTCCACTTGCGTGTTACTGCATTCGACTTTCATGGCTACTCGGCCAAGAACCGGcagcggccccaggaagcacgtcAGGCGCAGTGAAGTCTTCTCCAGTGGCGACCACCATTCGCGGTTATTATCGAATACCCTTCTTGGAATGACGCTAATAGTGGACCCTGTATCTACCAGCATGCGCAGGTTCCGGCCTTCCCAGATGAAATTCCTTTCAAATGGCCGTGCGGACAAGTTCCTACTGTTGTTGTGAGCCTCCAAAGCGTAGAGAATATCCTCGCTACTTCCGTCACTGCCGTCTAGCTCCTTCACCGCAAAGGTGCCTGAGCGGTTAGTGCCACCGCTGGAGCACATCCTTGCCAGGTGACCCTTCATTCCGCACTTGTGACACGTCGCTTTCTTGTGTCTGCACACTTCCGAACCATGGTTCGAGCCACACCTTCCGCACTGCGTGGACTCTGTCATGGATCCATGCCCGCGTCCGGACTTCTGCGGATTCCTCCTGTGCTTCTGTGCGAAGTTGGCAGCACCGTTGTCGTTGATGCTCCTCTCTTGCATTGCCCGGACATTCGTTTCTGCGGCTTCCGCTGCTTTAGAAAACGCTTCTACCTCCGCCAGGCTTAACTTCTGTTGCGACAACATGTGTCGTCGAGCTTGTTCATCACGGATTCCGCAGACAATCCTATCCCGCAGCATGCGGTCCAAAAACTTTTCGAAACTGCAGCCCTTTGCGAGACATCTCAAGTCGGTGATGTAGTCCCGTACCTTTTCGCCTTCCGCTTGGTTCCGCATAAAGAATGCGTAGCTTGCTGCAATCTCATTGGCTTTTGGATCGAAGTGGTTGTCCAGGTGCTGTATGACGACTTCGTAGCTCAAGCTGTTCACCGATTCCGACTGGCACTGGCCTTGAAGCACGCGAACCACGTTGTCGCTCAGGGCCGACACCAGAAGCGCACGCTTTTTTCCCGGATCTGTGATGCCGTGGCCCTCAAAAAAGGCCTCCAAACGAACACGGTAACTGCTCCAGCTACCTGTCGTATCGTCGAACTCGGGTGGCCTGGCTGTCATCGTGCAGCTATCCCATCCTCGTTGCCACTGAAGTAACGGAACGTAGCCGGTGGGTAGTGGCAGAACAAAGAACGTTTATTGCCGGGTGTTGCTGGCACATGACACATGACTGGCATGATACGCGGCACGTTTGACACAGTCTTGGCTCAAGCTATACATCAGCCTGCGTGCTTGATAACTTATCACGCGTACTTGATAATACTACACCATCTCTTTTAGGGACATCAACAAAACAGAACAACCACAGGCTCGGGCGCTATCCAATGGCCCCATTACACTCGCATTCATTCTTTCTTGGGGTCCTTACCAATCAACGACCCATCACTCGTTCAAGAAACCCACTGCTCTGGCGGAGCCACTGTAGAAGAGGTATGTAGATCAGATTTGAGATTGGCAATGCACTTGCCAAAAAGGTTATGCTCTATCATTTCCTCACCTTTTCATTTACATCACAGTGAGCTTTGAAAAATGGCCTTTATTGGAATAGCTATGATGTTATGGTCGAGAAATATGGGGCACTCTCTAATGTTAAATAAACATGTCAAGGTGACATCACATAAAAAATGCAAAGAGCTTGACATTTGCATACTGTCTTTTAGCACTGCTGCACGTTGATAAGCACATAGAATGTGCTAGGTTGCATTTGAACCATAGTGATGTTTATTTCTTGTTCCATCATCTCAGCGTCATATGTGTTAGTGCTGTCATCCTGTCTTTTAGTGCTACAAGCCATCACATAATTTAAGGCATCAACCACCTTATGTTGCAAGTGCGGTCATGATGTCAAAAAATCAGCCATAGGTGGCACCTAAAGGCATTTGCTCAGGCAGTAAGCAAAGACAACATGTCCTTGAAAGAAACATTGCCAAGGTATTTCGAAAGCCTGATTAAAGGTTAACTTCTATCCACTACGTGGCAAAAGAATATAAGTGGGCCAGAAACAAAATTCGTCTAATATCACTGCTTCAGTTCAGAGCTAGTCACTGGAGACATCCTTGTTTCACACACGCTTGATCCCACACTTCTCGCCTGTTTATGAACCAAAGAAATTAACAGCCAAACATGATAAATTATTGTTTCTCTGCGACGCTGGATTAAGGGGGGCGGGGGGTGTAGGCTATGgaggctgcagcccagggcctcacctcggacagtaggagatgggggcccatttattctaacctgctcaGAATATAGAACCACGGGCAACGGCACTTCGAGCGACAGGTATGAACCGAAAAAatcagaacgagcagacggggcccgcGCCTAATGTACCAGCATACGTTTAGCCTGGTCATTTGGGAAGAGCTTGtccagctgcaaaaacaggaatcccccgctaCCCCTGCGGGGTcctcttacgaagcgaggtgcgtttgcttgaagagttttcgtggtttcgtGTCAGTGCGCCTGTCCAGTGCTGTCTCGAGACGAGGGGCAAGGGGAAGCACCTAAAACATGTAacgtgggatgaggacctaaatctcccttgcccctcgtcaccaccagccaccctccacctctcaaatagttccgccgctgcccttctcatagaaaggatgtgccgCAGTAcgcaacagtgcctcccattcgagttttctttaccgtgatggtaatttgggcggggggatgagtccgatagcagatgttgatgagtctgatggcagtttctaggcaggaaaggaaacaaGACGTTGCATGTGCTTTTGtgcgcgtgccgtggggcatggaatgttcactgttcgggctagggttgtagAAGAGTACAGGGGGAAGTAAGAGAGATGGGCACAAAGACCTGTCTCCAGGGCCATTCCTGCCTACTGGCTGCGCACCTTCAcacgcgctcgacggaaaaagtaggtcttactggccgccgaactttccagaaagaagtagaaaaagatgcctcagaggcgacggagggcgcgtaacttcgcgcGTGCTAGGAGTCGCCTCTCCCCTTCTTTCTCGCgatcggcgtcgacggggcgaaaaaaaaatcgagaacctcccagaacaaaCGATTGCTCCTATACCCAATAGGAAGACGAGGCCGGAAAGGGAGAAGTAGTGGGTTTGTATGGAGAAGGAGAGAATTTGTACAAAACTCtgtgcgtatgtgaacgcctgctttggcgctagtaacagacagacgcggcgcaggtctatgaaaggaagttgatcgcgggctgcgatttatccccgagccgccggttaagcttgcatacgcccgcccgctgaggagctcccggggggcgcaccactctcggccagccacggacggACCATCCaagcagcgtgcgccagtcatcgggacggccaccgttggacacttgcggtcgcgtcggactgacaaagttcccggtgcggtgaacaattagcatctaTTCATGCGAAAATTCTCGGTCGCAAGCATCAGTGTGGTGCGTCTGAACGATAAACGAAGTTAGAAAGTGAAAAGCGTGAAAGGAAGCTATCAAAGATGACAAAgaacctactgaatgcagcttccgtggagcagtatgatcgctctagcCAGattccgtgtcaaactcccaatagtacagactgtgcttctgtggaggacttaccaactccatcaccacggtttcctggcaagaagcaaagtttgactcatcttggttgtcttgATCCTGTGAagacggtgccaacctcggtcgttcatatttctgagcaaccggcGCTAACCAAGCCCTGTCCTGTtactgagtcagcaacgtctatgctact
This region of Amblyomma americanum isolate KBUSLIRL-KWMA chromosome 5, ASM5285725v1, whole genome shotgun sequence genomic DNA includes:
- the LOC144133633 gene encoding uncharacterized protein LOC144133633, translated to MAVLNTHKGLFAYNRLAFGIASAPALFQRRLESVLQGLPRVKVYLDDIIIAEKKNDDSTLRQVFERLRDNGLKLNLDKCRFREKQVTFLGHKIDATGLHPPQNMEAITAAPRPETQLVDLSRSNDKLQRIRGWISRGWPRHLSAAQQHLMPYFSRRNETTPLERGKSPAELLFGFSPRTRLTASLTDIKVTENDSGEPVPAVTKSPKRYQPGKPVWSRQFRSARKWMPATVVSTTGARMVTLETPEGSQRRHVDQLRHRLDVGSSPSKPSPVRTPDEAQSSSEEAEDHQDDKTYLHALD